The genomic interval GCTCAGTCTATTCACGGGATTATTATACAGcccaaatttagaaagaaaaaagtggaagCTTTTGGAAAAGTGTCAGACAAATGTGTGGGAATATTATTGTGAGTTGCAAACCCAGCTTACAGCATCATTTTTATAATAGGATTATTTTCCTAATCCGTATTAGAGATCATTCAATCATGAGTTTATTCTTATCAAGCATGAATATAAAACAAACCAATGAACTGCACTTTCTTTGTCATATAAGTGACTGAAATGCAAATATCAGACATTGgcttaaaaattatacattctGACCACCAAAAATCTGCAGACACCCAAGACATTAAATTATCTTCAGAGAATGATTTAAACACCCTGCTTCAGAATTAATTTAAGTTCCAAATGTTTGCAAAGTATAGAACCCCTTCGGAAAGCAATACAGAAATGCAGGAAGTCACCCACTTCTCAAACTACATATCTGTACAAATACAATTATATATCTAAATTGACACAGTGGAAGGTGTTGCTTCTTCTCCCACCCCAGCTGTACTAGCAATTCCTGTAGAAAAGGACAGTGCTGAGGGAGAAAGTTTCCCACAGCAGAATTACATCTGATAACCTCGGCAGAATAGATCATCTCAAAGtgggttgtgtttttgtttacaCAGGATCactcctgctgctgctggtgtTAAACCTCCTTCTCTGCAAGAATGTGGCTGCCAGCCCTGCCTGTGCAGGTGGGGCTGCGAACTGCCGCTTGAGCCTCCAAGACCTGTTCACCCGTGCAGTCGCCCTGTCTGACAACATCTATAAAGTTGCTGAAGACACATTCAGGGACTTTGTAAGTATCCCACTCATTGCTTCTTCCCAAAAGAAGCCTTCATGCCAAGGATAGGACTGTATGCAATTTAATAAAGAAAGCCTCATGAACCAAATTGCAAATAATATGCCTTAATAAGTAAAAGAAGGCATCAGATAATAAAGGGTGGGAACAAGAGAAAGCTCCAAGTTTCATGAAAGGTCAAAGATTCTCAAAGAATGCaatgatatttataatttttctttaatttatcttatttctatttttattaaaaatttaaacaccatGTGTAAAGCCTTTATTAAGCAAAAAGAatagcattgatttttttgttcttaagCCAGTAGCCTGGGCAAACTGTATTAGGCATACTGTAGATGTTCAATAAAGGAGAATTGCATTGCAGTGTATGGGGTAGATGAATAGAATTAGGCTGAAATGAAACCTTGTCAGGAGGGggagaaaccaaaccaaaaaaatggCTTTTCAGGAACCCcaaaatgctaggaatctttgtTTTAAATTGCTAGTGCATGAATTGATAATTACAGCACAAAGGCTGGTGTACAATTGGAAACAGGTGttttcttcctgatgaaggtaTTTTGAAAGTTGTATTTTAGGTCTTCTAGGTCAGGCAAGGAGACCACAAAAGAACAGGGCTTCAGTATATCATTGGGCCTCCAGAGAATGTGATTCAATATTtgcaaaaaatacatatttataaaattcttttcagtcactagtttttcttttattcctcatTTTTGACTGACCATCTTTTATCTTCCACATCTTCCTAGTAATCCCTTTAAATCTTCACAACTTTGTCAAATATTAGTTTAAATCATAAAGTttactctttttttccatttttaatctgTTCACTTAATATTTCCCAAAACATTATGCTCTGTTACTTTCAACTTATTTTGTCACATTAGTAatattgtattttgatttttgataaaTTAGTGGGGTACAGCTATGTGTATTTAGaggtaattgaaagaaaaaattcaattttataaTGGCTACTTAAAAGAAGTATATCCTTTGGACACACAAAACATAAGGAATTAAATGGATAAACATAGACATTTATTGATTTGgtaatttgatatttaaaaaacttGATGATTTGTAGTTTGGCAATATTTAGTGTTTGCTTTTCAAATAGCAAGTAGTAGGAAGGATGAAACAAAGGTTGTGACAATACAGGAAGAGTGAAGAAGAGAAGAAGTTCAAAGGTTTGAAAAGTTAGATGAAAACAATGAGATTACAAACTAATTGCAAAAAATGTAGGCAAAAGGGCTAGTTTGTTAATTCCTTATGTTCAATTTTATGCGGTGCTCTTTTTGAGAAAATTACACATCTACCAACTATATGAATATTCTGCTAATGGATTAACTTATTCTATTCCGAAGCTataactaactgaattttctctgTCACTTATAGCAACAAACTTATGCCACTGGCAGGGAGTTCATTTCCAGGGCCATCAACAGCTGCCACACTTCTTCCATTCCTACTCCAGCAGACAAAGACCAAGCCCTAAATACCAAGGTAAGTCTTAAGCCCAGGCTTTTCACAAAAATAGTTGAGGCAGTATTCTGGGGTTGCTGTATTATAAGTTATTAGTCACTAAATAAGTATAGTAATCACATgtgcagagaaaaatggaggaaaagaatGTAATCTAAGAAACTTTACATTATGTAGCTGATAACttataagtaaaaacaaatactAAGTAAGCCTGCAGTAGATCTATAAATTGTGCATGCAGAGGACAACATTTCACCCAATGCCTTATACCTAGGATTGCATATATTGTTCTGTAGGAATGTGTCAGGTGAGTTGGACATGCATgagtaaatatacatatatgatagaTGTAAGAAATGCAAATACAGTTATGTAATGCTCTTCTATTGACAGCATATTACATCCCTGATCACTGAATGATTTGAGCCCTCTTGTCTAGATTTTCAAGACTCTTCTGGTTCTACTTCTATTCCTCTAACACTTACTTCCTCATTCATCCCTTACTCTTCACCTCATGCTGCATCTTAACCCACCAAGCAGGTCCTAGAAAATATTATGTTTCTTGCAACAGCAACTCTAGTCTCTGTtctaataacaacaaaataaacatatcAAACCAGCTCgtgtttttattgttctattcTCACCCTTCTGAATTCCTGCTATAACCAGtctaaacatattttaaagtaaacatCATACacatgatatttatatatgtgtttttgtatatatgtgtatatatatatatatatatacaaatataatcaGTTCTTTAAATAAACCAGCTTTGTAACTTTACATTTCTAAAAATTGTATTATCTAGAGAAAATTTTTACATACACTTTGGAATAACAAAGATATTTTAgttcaacttctgcacaaaaatTACATGTTATCAACCCCGCTGTTTTTCAGTTCCTTTAATGTGATGTTCAATGTGGTTGATCAGTCTGGAACACTTCTGAATACGGTCCAAGGCTTATTGCGCTACTGGGAAGACCCTCTGCAGCACCTGACCACCACGGTGAGGGATATGAAAGAATTCCCAGTGGATATGATTAGAAGAGTCCAAGAGATTGAGTATAAAACCCATCAACTTCGAGAGGGCGTGGAGAAGATAATCAAACAGGTGAGCAATCTTTGATACTTCTTTGATTTTCTCATCAATGAAAGAGGCAACCTCTGTGATGGGAAATGGCATTTAAAATCCTCACTTTGCTAGAACAAATTTAGGAATGCCATGGTGTAGATGACTAGGCCAGGCCTTAGTCATCCATACTGTGAGATCCTGATGAACAGCAACCTTACTAATAGCTTTCCATATTTGACAGGTGTAGCCTTTCCTACACTATCCACAAATCCACTAAGGCTTCCCTTTCTCTGGGAATGGggtaaaatattttccagagaaagaaaattagagaatagAATCTGCAAGATAAATGCTCTCTTCAAAGTATATCAGGACACATGTATTGAAATGCTGGTCAGAGTCTTTCTTCGTTCTACTCATACCAGAGATTAgagtgggaagggagaaaggagaaaatcaaaatcacactggaCTAtagctccctccctgccccatcaccaaagaaag from Castor canadensis chromosome 8, mCasCan1.hap1v2, whole genome shotgun sequence carries:
- the LOC109677676 gene encoding prolactin-like encodes the protein MTTTVDSKQSSWKGSLLLLLVLNLLLCKNVAASPACAGGAANCRLSLQDLFTRAVALSDNIYKVAEDTFRDFQQTYATGREFISRAINSCHTSSIPTPADKDQALNTKSGTLLNTVQGLLRYWEDPLQHLTTTVRDMKEFPVDMIRRVQEIEYKTHQLREGVEKIIKQVEPGVVNDDIFSAWSGRSSLQEGDKNSHLVGFYNLFHCLRRDTNKVDNFLKILKCKVVHEGSC